One stretch of Amycolatopsis tolypomycina DNA includes these proteins:
- a CDS encoding sensor histidine kinase, whose translation MNRTKALLAEAGLIVLAALDAVFNRPTEYWDIGVVVLAVGALLFHRRWPVLVFVLTLPALVLVGSVLATLFALFAVSVRYSHRVLLTACGLVAAVGYFFPGLEFAYSRTDMVLTVIYATMTAAAPIFFGRLVHAQRELALRLADIRAAREHERVLDAQAILAAERNQLAREMHDVVSHQVSLIAVQAGAMGVSTRDPDMKAAADNVRKLSVDTLDELRHMVNLLRASGSHTTGLTPQPTLSDLDRLVAGSGIETTMTGAAPEGIDTAVQRTIYRTIQEALTNVRKHAPGSTATVDISHDDTDLTVTVTNTPPTRPTLALPSAHHGLVGIRERAALLGGTVKATPTTDGGFRLELRLPRTSSRR comes from the coding sequence GTGAACCGGACGAAGGCGCTGCTCGCCGAAGCGGGCCTGATCGTCCTCGCCGCGCTGGACGCGGTGTTCAACCGGCCCACCGAGTACTGGGACATCGGCGTCGTCGTCCTGGCGGTCGGCGCGCTGCTGTTCCACCGGCGGTGGCCCGTTCTCGTGTTCGTGCTCACCCTGCCCGCGCTCGTCCTCGTCGGTTCCGTGCTCGCGACGCTCTTCGCGCTCTTCGCGGTCTCGGTGCGGTATTCGCACCGGGTGCTGCTCACCGCCTGCGGGCTCGTCGCCGCGGTGGGGTACTTCTTCCCGGGGCTGGAGTTCGCCTACTCGCGCACCGACATGGTGCTCACGGTCATCTACGCGACCATGACGGCGGCGGCCCCGATCTTCTTCGGCAGGCTCGTCCACGCCCAGCGGGAACTGGCGCTGCGGCTGGCGGACATCCGCGCCGCGCGCGAGCACGAACGCGTGCTGGACGCGCAGGCGATCCTGGCCGCCGAGCGCAACCAGCTCGCGCGTGAGATGCACGACGTCGTCTCGCACCAGGTCAGCCTGATCGCGGTCCAGGCGGGCGCGATGGGCGTCTCCACCCGCGACCCGGACATGAAGGCGGCGGCCGACAACGTCCGCAAGCTGTCCGTGGACACCCTCGACGAGCTCCGCCACATGGTCAACCTGCTCCGCGCGTCCGGCAGCCACACCACCGGGCTCACCCCGCAGCCGACACTGTCCGATTTGGACCGGCTGGTCGCCGGCAGCGGCATCGAGACCACCATGACGGGTGCCGCGCCCGAGGGCATCGACACCGCCGTCCAGCGCACGATCTACCGGACGATCCAGGAAGCGCTGACCAACGTCCGCAAGCACGCCCCGGGCAGCACCGCCACGGTCGACATCTCCCACGACGACACCGACCTCACGGTGACGGTCACCAACACCCCGCCGACCCGCCCGACGCTGGCGCTGCCCAGCGCCCACCACGGACTGGTCGGAATCCGCGAACGCGCCGCCCTCCTCGGCGGAACGGTCAAAGCCACCCCGACAACCGACGGCGGATTCCGGCTCGAGCTGCGCCTGCCTCGGACGAGCAGCCGCCGTTAG
- a CDS encoding response regulator produces the protein MVRVIVVDDEELVRSGFRLILQAAGDIEVVATVTGAEAVKEVSLHAPDVVLLDIRMPDVDGLTVLRQLRGLRTPPVVAMLTTFDSDEYIATALRSGAAGFILKDTAPEQLAQLVRTLAAGGVVLSPKVTRTVVDGYLDSGAGSAAATQVGRLSERERAVLVLIADGLSNTDIAGRIHVSVGTVKDHVSAILTKLEVGSRVQAALVAQRAGLLEGTGP, from the coding sequence ATGGTTCGCGTGATCGTGGTCGACGACGAGGAGCTGGTGCGCTCGGGCTTCCGCCTCATCCTGCAGGCGGCGGGTGACATCGAGGTGGTGGCGACCGTCACCGGCGCGGAGGCGGTGAAGGAGGTCAGCCTGCACGCGCCCGACGTCGTGCTGCTGGACATCCGGATGCCCGACGTCGACGGCCTGACCGTCCTGCGGCAGCTGCGCGGCCTGCGGACTCCGCCGGTCGTGGCGATGCTCACCACGTTCGACTCCGACGAGTACATCGCGACCGCGCTGCGTTCGGGCGCGGCCGGGTTCATCCTCAAGGACACCGCGCCCGAGCAGCTCGCCCAGCTGGTCCGCACCCTGGCGGCCGGGGGAGTGGTGCTCTCGCCGAAGGTCACCCGCACGGTCGTCGACGGCTACCTCGACTCCGGTGCGGGGTCGGCCGCGGCCACCCAGGTCGGCCGGCTCTCCGAGCGCGAGCGGGCGGTGCTCGTCCTCATCGCGGACGGACTGTCCAACACGGACATCGCGGGCCGGATCCACGTCAGCGTCGGCACCGTGAAGGACCACGTGTCCGCGATCCTGACCAAACTGGAGGTGGGCAGCCGGGTGCAGGCGGCGCTGGTGGCGCAGCGCGCGGGCCTGCTCGAGGGCACCGGGCCGTGA
- a CDS encoding alpha/beta hydrolase produces the protein MISPLDLSLISGPIPVVATVAGAVALLSLAVRKDRRWWSRVLPAVVLACAVVVAGAVFLVDHVWKPWPEPLPPVLAVWAGATLVAACLAVARLRSGRWYRRAGRVLLALVVLASAGTAANAYFGFYPTSRAALEVFANNRVGLDTAARPPSSVVEVPAGGKLADVWRRPADLPEKGTVSEAAIPGAFSARPAWIYLPPAYAVNPRPRLPVLVLLAGQPGSPRDWFDAGRLAERLDAFARAHDGLAPIAVVADQLGARMANPLCLDSKLGRSETYLARDVPTWIKRRLTVDERREAWTIAGLSQGGTCALQLAVRAPDVYGNFVDLTGQREPSLGSRAATVKAAFGGDEAAFTRVNPMDIFARQRFPDTAGVIVAGRDDAVYRPAAAEVFQAGRRAGLDLQWKELPGGHDWTVWRAGLYDSLPWLAVRTGLSR, from the coding sequence ATGATCAGCCCACTGGACCTGTCGTTGATCTCCGGGCCGATCCCCGTCGTCGCCACCGTGGCCGGCGCGGTCGCGTTGCTCTCCCTGGCGGTCCGGAAGGACCGCCGGTGGTGGAGCAGGGTTCTCCCGGCCGTGGTGCTCGCGTGCGCGGTGGTCGTGGCCGGGGCGGTCTTCCTGGTCGACCACGTGTGGAAGCCGTGGCCGGAGCCGCTGCCCCCGGTCCTGGCGGTGTGGGCGGGCGCGACGCTGGTCGCCGCCTGCCTGGCGGTCGCGCGGCTGCGGTCCGGCCGGTGGTACCGGCGGGCCGGGCGGGTCCTGCTGGCGCTGGTCGTGCTGGCGAGCGCGGGCACGGCCGCGAACGCCTACTTCGGCTTCTACCCCACCTCGCGCGCGGCGCTCGAGGTGTTCGCGAACAACCGGGTCGGCCTCGACACGGCCGCGCGGCCGCCGTCGAGTGTGGTCGAAGTGCCGGCCGGCGGCAAGCTCGCCGACGTGTGGCGGAGGCCCGCGGACCTGCCGGAGAAGGGCACGGTGTCGGAAGCGGCGATCCCCGGGGCGTTCAGCGCCCGGCCGGCGTGGATCTACCTGCCGCCCGCGTACGCGGTGAACCCCCGGCCGCGGCTGCCGGTCCTGGTGCTGCTCGCGGGACAGCCGGGTTCGCCGCGTGACTGGTTCGACGCGGGCCGGCTCGCCGAGCGCCTGGACGCGTTCGCGCGGGCGCACGACGGGCTGGCGCCGATCGCGGTGGTGGCCGACCAGCTCGGCGCCCGGATGGCGAACCCGCTGTGCCTGGACTCGAAGCTGGGCCGGTCGGAGACGTACCTGGCCCGTGACGTGCCCACCTGGATCAAGCGGCGGCTGACGGTCGACGAGCGTCGCGAGGCCTGGACGATCGCGGGGCTTTCGCAGGGCGGCACGTGCGCGCTGCAGCTCGCCGTGCGCGCGCCGGACGTGTACGGGAACTTCGTCGACCTCACCGGGCAGCGCGAACCGTCGCTCGGCAGCAGGGCCGCGACGGTCAAGGCCGCGTTCGGCGGCGACGAGGCGGCGTTCACCCGCGTCAACCCGATGGACATCTTCGCCCGGCAGCGGTTCCCGGACACCGCCGGCGTGATCGTCGCCGGCCGTGACGACGCGGTCTACCGCCCGGCGGCGGCCGAGGTGTTCCAGGCCGGTCGCCGGGCCGGCCTGGACCTGCAGTGGAAGGAACTGCCGGGCGGGCACGACTGGACCGTGTGGCGTGCGGGCCTCTACGACTCCTTGCCCTGGCTCGCCGTGCGCACCGGACTGAGCCGATGA
- a CDS encoding DUF418 domain-containing protein — MTQMQPPPDTAPPPDAAEPRHSVARLVGVDLARALAVFGMFVVHIGPSASAVDGVGAWVRGLAEGRSSALFATLAGFSLMLIAGRLEPKTGLAGRQAKARIAIRAGILLALGTVMAMAYGGVVILAFYGLYFLLALPLVRLPARTLAIIAAALAVAMPPLAFGVRTLLTEPVTAALKAYDPLDRIGGVGVLDLLLTGFYPAMTWMAFVIAGMALGRLDLTDGRVRRRLAALGPALIVFAYGTSWLLGRLFDGVREAAEMQGGPASGPKSFGSGSGADATGSAWSLLTAGPHSGMTFDIIGCVGVAITVIVAATVAVDRLPRLRRLATPVIAVGTMSLTAYVGHFVVSSLVSVPTGPESQDSWVPLLWFILGTIVFAGVWSRFFRRGPLEYLLNAATKPVKHLR; from the coding sequence ATGACGCAGATGCAGCCACCACCGGACACCGCTCCCCCGCCCGACGCTGCCGAGCCCCGCCACTCGGTGGCCCGGCTGGTCGGCGTCGACCTGGCCCGCGCGCTCGCCGTGTTCGGCATGTTCGTCGTCCACATCGGACCGTCGGCGTCCGCTGTGGACGGCGTCGGCGCCTGGGTGCGCGGGCTGGCGGAAGGCCGTTCGTCGGCCCTTTTCGCCACCCTCGCCGGCTTCTCGCTGATGCTGATCGCCGGCCGCCTGGAGCCGAAGACCGGCCTGGCCGGCCGACAGGCGAAGGCCCGGATCGCGATCCGGGCCGGGATCCTGCTCGCGCTGGGCACGGTCATGGCGATGGCCTACGGCGGCGTGGTGATCCTCGCCTTCTACGGCCTGTACTTCCTGCTGGCCCTGCCCCTGGTACGGCTGCCGGCCAGGACGCTGGCGATCATCGCGGCCGCGCTCGCGGTCGCCATGCCGCCACTGGCGTTCGGCGTGCGGACGCTGCTGACCGAGCCGGTGACGGCCGCCCTCAAGGCGTACGACCCGCTCGACCGGATCGGCGGCGTGGGGGTGCTGGACCTCCTGCTCACCGGCTTCTACCCGGCGATGACGTGGATGGCGTTCGTGATCGCCGGCATGGCACTGGGCCGCCTCGACCTGACCGACGGCCGTGTCCGGCGGCGGCTGGCCGCGCTGGGGCCCGCCCTCATCGTGTTCGCCTACGGAACGTCCTGGCTGCTGGGCCGGCTGTTCGACGGCGTCCGGGAGGCCGCGGAGATGCAGGGAGGCCCGGCGTCGGGACCGAAGTCGTTCGGTTCCGGTTCCGGCGCCGACGCCACCGGATCGGCGTGGTCACTGCTGACGGCCGGGCCGCACAGCGGAATGACGTTCGACATCATCGGCTGCGTGGGCGTCGCGATCACGGTGATCGTGGCCGCAACGGTGGCGGTCGACCGCCTGCCGCGGCTGCGCCGCCTGGCCACCCCGGTCATCGCGGTGGGCACCATGTCCCTGACGGCCTACGTCGGCCACTTCGTGGTGTCGTCACTGGTGTCGGTGCCCACCGGGCCCGAGTCCCAGGATTCCTGGGTGCCGCTGCTTTGGTTCATCCTCGGCACGATCGTGTTCGCCGGGGTCTGGTCGCGGTTCTTCCGTCGTGGACCGCTGGAGTACCTGCTCAACGCCGCCACCAAGCCGGTGAAGCACCTTCGATGA
- a CDS encoding cache domain-containing protein, whose translation MTTRIGHLRTRVFPLALLTWSLGAAGFLGAAVTVATAPSSWLVDPIPESVAAEQQTRTALAARQLQRSLDSGVSDLNAVAAGIRVLKDAETPSKLLTQLMATRDRYRGVAYLAPTGEVRAKAGEDVDVAAIKTADKPALAVGPPQGVSPRVFVSAPVTGERAGRLIAEFKPNALIRPLSLAGPGNTRLLNADRKVIGATTGFTAFEPLTRPDLEQAAKDAAGGPGHALREVDGERHALSWAPVTSTQPTRQTGLTVVTDRPEAALTLPHSGEKRELILLGAVIAVLTVVVFGWLYVVIVSPLSALAKAAGRLARGDTGEPVIVRRYDHLGLVARDLERIRRDLAGRNR comes from the coding sequence ATGACCACACGCATTGGCCACCTGCGCACGCGGGTGTTTCCGCTGGCCCTGCTGACCTGGTCGCTCGGCGCCGCGGGCTTCCTCGGCGCCGCGGTCACCGTCGCGACCGCACCGTCCTCCTGGCTGGTCGACCCGATCCCCGAGAGCGTCGCGGCCGAACAGCAGACGCGCACCGCACTGGCCGCGCGCCAGCTGCAACGCTCGCTGGACAGCGGCGTGTCCGACCTGAACGCCGTCGCCGCGGGGATCCGGGTCCTCAAGGACGCCGAAACACCGTCGAAGCTGCTGACCCAGCTGATGGCCACGCGCGATCGGTACCGCGGGGTCGCCTACCTCGCGCCCACCGGCGAGGTCCGCGCCAAGGCCGGGGAGGACGTCGATGTCGCGGCGATCAAGACCGCCGACAAGCCGGCGCTCGCGGTCGGCCCGCCGCAGGGCGTCTCCCCGCGGGTGTTCGTCTCCGCACCCGTCACCGGCGAGCGGGCAGGCAGGCTGATCGCCGAGTTCAAGCCGAACGCGCTGATCAGGCCGCTGTCACTGGCGGGGCCGGGCAACACCCGGCTGCTGAACGCCGACCGCAAGGTCATCGGCGCGACCACCGGCTTCACTGCGTTCGAACCGCTGACCCGGCCGGACCTGGAGCAGGCCGCCAAGGATGCCGCGGGCGGGCCGGGCCACGCCCTGCGCGAGGTGGACGGCGAGCGGCACGCGCTCAGCTGGGCGCCGGTCACCAGCACCCAGCCGACCCGGCAGACCGGCCTCACGGTCGTCACCGACCGGCCGGAGGCCGCGCTGACGCTGCCCCACTCCGGTGAGAAACGCGAACTGATCCTCCTCGGGGCCGTCATCGCCGTGCTCACCGTCGTCGTCTTCGGCTGGCTCTACGTGGTGATCGTCAGCCCGCTGTCCGCGCTGGCGAAGGCGGCGGGACGCCTTGCGCGTGGCGACACCGGCGAACCGGTGATCGTCCGCCGCTACGACCACCTCGGCCTCGTCGCCCGCGACCTCGAACGGATCCGGCGCGATCTGGCCGGGAGGAACCGATGA
- a CDS encoding DUF2076 domain-containing protein encodes MENQDRELILGLADRLRQAQPVQKDPEAAQLIAQYVQAQPDALYLLVQAVLVQEDALRTAQARIAELQTAPAAAPAFGAPPSAYGTAAPAFGAPPAPGYAPAYAPPPAQAGSGGFMSRMFGQNRDQAAPAGAPQGRSGGGFLKTAAAAAAGVAGGALLVQGINGAFGGHEATAGEHHGTPAGADEPGGWDDGEQW; translated from the coding sequence ATGGAAAACCAAGACCGCGAGCTGATCCTCGGCCTGGCCGACCGGCTGCGCCAGGCCCAGCCGGTGCAGAAGGACCCCGAGGCCGCGCAGCTGATCGCGCAGTACGTCCAGGCCCAGCCGGACGCGCTCTACCTGCTGGTCCAGGCCGTCCTCGTCCAGGAGGACGCCCTGCGCACGGCCCAGGCGCGGATCGCCGAACTGCAGACGGCCCCGGCCGCCGCGCCGGCTTTCGGGGCACCACCGTCCGCCTACGGGACCGCGGCTCCGGCCTTCGGGGCCCCGCCGGCACCCGGCTACGCGCCCGCTTATGCGCCGCCGCCCGCGCAGGCCGGGAGCGGCGGGTTCATGTCCCGCATGTTCGGCCAGAACCGGGACCAAGCCGCACCGGCGGGCGCTCCGCAGGGCCGGTCCGGCGGCGGCTTCCTGAAGACCGCCGCAGCCGCGGCAGCCGGCGTCGCCGGCGGCGCCCTGCTGGTCCAGGGCATCAACGGAGCATTCGGCGGCCACGAAGCCACCGCCGGCGAGCACCACGGCACCCCGGCAGGCGCCGACGAGCCGGGCGGCTGGGACGACGGCGAACAGTGGTGA
- the pgsB gene encoding poly-gamma-glutamate synthase PgsB, which yields MTFLYTVFSLALVVLLVAGVVEQRRHQRNLDAIPSRILVNGIRGKSSVTRLCAGALRAGELTVVAKTTGTAARFIHPDATEEPVHRKFGIANVVEQIGIVRQAAAAQPDVLVMECMAVMPPLQEINQTKLIQSTIGVLSNVREDHLQEMGPTLEDVARSLSRSMPVGGVCVTAERDLLPVLQEEADKRSCRLVAVDADDVTDSEMAGFRYHSFKENVAISLEVARLLGVSREQALKGMWDAPPDPGVLTVESYDFDGKSLRFANVFAANDPRSTVMNVRELIEQGRIPAPVFTLVNCRPDRVERNGQMGEIVSELDTDKLFVIGHPTKSALAKVPAGWRGEVFDLGGANRPVDEILRTILDQIDHDASLVAIGNIHGQGEKLLLHLKKAGVPC from the coding sequence ATGACCTTTCTGTACACGGTGTTCAGCCTCGCCCTCGTGGTGCTGCTCGTCGCGGGGGTCGTCGAGCAGCGCCGGCACCAGCGCAACCTCGACGCGATCCCCAGCCGGATCCTGGTCAACGGCATCCGCGGCAAGAGTTCGGTCACCCGGCTGTGCGCGGGAGCGTTGCGGGCCGGCGAACTGACCGTGGTCGCCAAGACCACCGGCACCGCGGCCCGGTTCATCCACCCCGACGCGACCGAGGAGCCGGTGCACCGCAAGTTCGGCATCGCCAACGTCGTCGAGCAGATCGGCATCGTCCGCCAGGCCGCCGCCGCGCAGCCGGACGTCCTGGTCATGGAATGCATGGCCGTCATGCCGCCGCTCCAGGAGATCAACCAGACCAAGCTCATCCAGTCCACCATCGGCGTGCTCAGCAACGTGCGCGAAGACCACCTCCAGGAAATGGGGCCCACCCTCGAGGACGTCGCCCGCTCGCTGTCCCGGTCGATGCCGGTCGGCGGCGTGTGCGTCACGGCCGAACGCGACCTGCTGCCCGTTCTCCAGGAGGAAGCGGACAAGCGGTCCTGCCGGCTGGTCGCCGTCGACGCCGACGACGTCACCGACAGCGAAATGGCCGGATTCCGCTACCACAGCTTCAAGGAGAATGTCGCCATTTCCCTCGAAGTCGCCCGGCTGCTGGGTGTTTCCCGGGAACAGGCGCTGAAAGGCATGTGGGACGCGCCTCCCGATCCCGGTGTCCTCACCGTGGAGTCCTACGACTTCGACGGCAAGTCGCTGCGCTTCGCCAACGTGTTCGCCGCCAACGATCCCCGCTCTACCGTGATGAACGTGCGGGAGCTCATCGAGCAGGGGCGGATCCCGGCACCCGTCTTCACCCTCGTCAACTGCCGGCCCGACCGCGTCGAACGCAACGGCCAGATGGGCGAGATCGTGTCCGAACTGGACACGGACAAGCTCTTCGTGATCGGCCACCCCACCAAGTCGGCGCTGGCCAAGGTCCCGGCCGGCTGGCGCGGTGAGGTCTTCGACCTCGGCGGCGCGAATCGTCCGGTCGACGAAATCCTGCGCACCATCCTCGACCAGATCGACCACGACGCGTCGCTCGTGGCGATCGGCAACATCCACGGCCAAGGAGAAAAACTGTTGCTCCACTTGAAGAAGGCGGGAGTGCCGTGCTGA
- a CDS encoding poly-gamma-glutamate biosynthesis protein PgsC/CapC, with protein MLTATVTAEVAVLGIAIGLVFSLGCYLLSNLSPGGMITPGWLALALITDPRRLWIIAAVTVATYFGARLLQKFVILYGKRLFAAVLLLGVFLQLTIFLFLLRDHPFLFSRGTLGFIVPGLIAYQCVRQPIKATLASTGIVTLLAYVVLLSGVLLNLLPHS; from the coding sequence GTGCTGACCGCCACCGTGACGGCCGAGGTGGCCGTGCTGGGCATCGCCATCGGCCTGGTGTTCTCGCTCGGCTGCTACCTGCTGTCCAACCTGTCGCCCGGCGGGATGATCACGCCGGGCTGGCTCGCCCTCGCCCTCATCACCGACCCGCGCCGGCTGTGGATCATCGCCGCGGTCACCGTCGCCACCTACTTCGGCGCCCGGCTGCTGCAGAAGTTCGTGATCCTCTACGGAAAGCGGCTCTTCGCCGCGGTTCTGCTGCTCGGCGTGTTCCTGCAGCTCACCATCTTCCTCTTCCTGCTGCGGGACCACCCGTTCCTGTTCTCCCGCGGCACACTCGGCTTCATCGTGCCCGGCCTGATCGCCTACCAGTGCGTCCGCCAGCCGATCAAGGCGACCCTGGCCTCGACCGGCATCGTGACGCTGCTGGCCTACGTCGTCCTGCTGTCCGGCGTGCTGCTCAACCTGCTGCCGCACTCGTGA
- a CDS encoding DUF2156 domain-containing protein has translation MGDSKVGRLIRTAPLTCVFVIAFWTVGALTGALGEQNDEVLARVGAGTDSPVWTALSSALWAMDLTGYVATTVLLLVFGTLAEREFGALRTAAVFLGSHVLGVFLGLGVVLLGSDLQSTWLDSLRGAVAAGPSIGGVGLALALSFRLPPLWRRRVRLVTVLSVLVLTLYSGWLEDLLRLSGGVAGLLIGAVFLRAGAVRTPRTLAENRVLVGLVVAASALGPVVTMLSPYPNGPLSWYSDVVAVARPAAEDVTSACASGAADLCRTMLIQLSYGRFPALVMSLLPALLLLVLAEGLRRGRRFAWWSALTFSVGHAAVVGWFVADAARLPAAGALEIAFSYGVPVLAPLAVTVVLLVTRRYFTVKLPRHAITKFWQFTLGSIGVLSALYVLGGSLVRNQFSPEPGFAGLLADLPKRFLPPGYLLGLISAEFRADGFVGTLLFEYTGVVFWLIVLTGLLMASWRAWPSTSAAEAAHARDLMRRYGGSSLSYMTTWHGNQYWFTPDGETVIAYRVVATIALTVGDPIGAEPAAAVRGFAAFCQENGWTPCLYSITEETRDAVGPLGWSAVQVAEDTVVELGTLSFTGKKWQDVRTALNKAAKAGITAEWCTYADAPPAITDQVRAISAEWVADKGLPEMGFTLGGLRELTGDGVRCLLAIDADRTVHGVTSWLPVYDNGEVVGYTLDFMRRRAGGFRGSMEFLIASAALELKTGGIRFLSLSGAPLARLDRGEPQRALQRVLDMTGQVLEPVYGFRSLFAFKAKFQPSYRPMYMAYPDAAALPRIANAVGRAYLPQVKVQEGFRLAAKMITRA, from the coding sequence TTGGGTGATTCGAAGGTCGGCCGCCTGATCCGGACCGCTCCGCTGACGTGCGTGTTCGTCATCGCGTTCTGGACCGTCGGTGCGCTGACCGGTGCGCTGGGCGAGCAGAACGACGAGGTGCTCGCCCGCGTCGGCGCCGGCACCGACAGTCCGGTGTGGACGGCGCTCTCGTCGGCGCTGTGGGCCATGGACCTGACGGGCTATGTGGCGACCACCGTGCTGCTGCTGGTGTTCGGCACGCTGGCCGAGCGCGAGTTCGGTGCCCTGCGCACGGCCGCGGTCTTCCTCGGCTCCCACGTCCTCGGCGTGTTCCTGGGGCTGGGTGTGGTCCTGCTCGGCAGTGACCTGCAGTCGACCTGGCTCGACTCGCTCCGGGGAGCGGTCGCGGCCGGCCCGTCGATCGGCGGGGTGGGGCTCGCGCTGGCGCTGTCGTTCCGGCTGCCGCCGTTGTGGCGCCGCCGCGTCCGGCTGGTGACCGTCCTGTCGGTGCTGGTGCTCACGCTGTACTCGGGGTGGCTGGAGGACCTGCTGCGGCTGTCCGGCGGCGTCGCCGGGCTGCTGATCGGCGCGGTGTTCCTGCGGGCCGGCGCGGTCCGCACGCCCCGGACCCTGGCGGAGAACCGCGTCCTCGTCGGGCTCGTGGTGGCGGCGTCGGCGCTCGGGCCGGTGGTGACGATGCTGTCGCCGTACCCGAACGGCCCGCTGTCGTGGTACTCGGATGTGGTGGCGGTCGCGCGGCCGGCGGCGGAGGACGTGACCTCGGCGTGCGCGTCCGGCGCGGCGGACCTGTGCCGCACGATGCTGATCCAGCTGTCCTACGGGCGGTTCCCGGCGTTGGTGATGTCGCTGCTCCCGGCGCTGCTGCTGCTCGTGCTCGCGGAAGGACTGCGGCGCGGGCGGCGGTTCGCCTGGTGGTCGGCGCTGACGTTCAGCGTGGGCCACGCGGCGGTCGTCGGGTGGTTCGTGGCGGATGCCGCGCGGCTACCCGCCGCCGGCGCGCTGGAAATCGCCTTCTCCTACGGCGTGCCCGTGCTGGCGCCGCTCGCCGTCACGGTCGTGCTGCTGGTGACGCGCCGGTACTTCACCGTGAAGCTGCCCCGGCACGCGATCACGAAGTTCTGGCAGTTCACATTGGGCAGCATCGGGGTGCTGTCGGCGCTGTACGTCCTCGGCGGCTCCTTGGTGCGCAACCAGTTCTCGCCCGAACCGGGGTTCGCCGGCCTGCTCGCCGACCTGCCGAAGCGGTTCCTGCCGCCGGGCTACCTGCTGGGGCTGATCTCGGCGGAGTTCCGGGCGGACGGGTTCGTCGGCACGCTGCTGTTCGAGTACACCGGCGTGGTGTTCTGGCTGATCGTGCTCACGGGCCTGCTGATGGCGTCGTGGCGCGCGTGGCCGTCCACGTCGGCGGCGGAAGCGGCGCACGCCCGCGACCTGATGCGGCGGTACGGCGGGTCGTCCCTGTCGTACATGACGACCTGGCACGGCAACCAGTACTGGTTCACCCCCGACGGCGAGACGGTGATCGCCTACCGCGTGGTGGCCACGATCGCCCTGACCGTCGGTGACCCGATCGGCGCCGAGCCGGCCGCGGCCGTGCGCGGGTTCGCCGCGTTCTGCCAGGAGAACGGCTGGACCCCGTGCCTCTACAGCATCACCGAGGAGACGCGGGACGCGGTGGGCCCGCTCGGCTGGTCGGCCGTGCAGGTCGCCGAGGACACGGTGGTCGAACTCGGCACGCTGAGCTTCACCGGCAAGAAGTGGCAGGACGTTCGCACGGCCCTGAACAAGGCGGCCAAAGCCGGCATCACGGCCGAGTGGTGCACCTACGCCGACGCGCCCCCCGCGATCACCGACCAGGTCCGCGCGATCTCGGCGGAATGGGTGGCGGACAAGGGCCTCCCCGAGATGGGCTTCACCCTGGGCGGCCTCCGCGAGCTCACCGGCGACGGCGTACGGTGCCTGCTCGCGATCGACGCCGACCGCACGGTCCACGGCGTCACCAGCTGGCTGCCGGTCTACGACAACGGCGAAGTCGTCGGCTACACGCTCGACTTCATGCGCCGCCGAGCGGGCGGCTTCCGCGGTTCGATGGAGTTCCTGATCGCCTCGGCGGCCCTGGAGCTGAAGACCGGCGGAATCCGGTTCCTCAGCCTGTCGGGCGCACCACTGGCCCGGCTGGACCGCGGGGAGCCCCAGCGCGCGCTGCAGCGGGTGCTGGACATGACCGGGCAGGTGCTGGAGCCGGTGTACGGGTTCCGTTCGCTGTTCGCGTTCAAGGCGAAGTTCCAGCCGAGCTACCGGCCGATGTACATGGCCTACCCGGACGCGGCCGCGCTGCCGCGGATCGCGAATGCGGTCGGGCGTGCGTATTTGCCGCAGGTGAAGGTGCAGGAAGGCTTCCGGCTTGCGGCGAAGATGATTACACGCGCGTGA
- a CDS encoding response regulator transcription factor produces the protein MISVLVADDEPLVRSGIRGLLETAEDIEVVAEAGSGTEALLLTRRHRPDVVLLDIHMAGGDGLSAAELVCRHVPSTAVAMLTTFGNARYVHRALRSGAVGFLLKDMPPRALLEAVRALAAGGAFLAPQVTRSLLKTFTEHDPERAGRARARLAVLSARERHVLTMLANGLSNAEIARSSEMSEGSVKAHVSRMLVKLGCGNRVQLAMIAYDAHECGSRLSSTPDSRTT, from the coding sequence CTCGAGACCGCGGAGGACATCGAGGTCGTCGCGGAAGCGGGCAGCGGGACCGAGGCGCTGCTGCTGACGCGGCGCCACCGGCCGGACGTTGTACTGCTCGACATCCACATGGCCGGTGGCGACGGGTTGTCGGCCGCGGAGCTGGTGTGCCGGCACGTGCCGTCGACGGCGGTCGCCATGCTGACCACCTTCGGCAATGCCCGGTACGTCCACCGCGCACTGCGGTCGGGCGCCGTCGGCTTCCTGCTCAAGGACATGCCACCGCGAGCCCTGCTCGAAGCCGTGCGGGCGCTGGCCGCCGGTGGCGCGTTCCTGGCGCCCCAGGTGACTCGCTCGCTGCTGAAGACGTTCACCGAGCACGATCCGGAACGCGCCGGGCGGGCCAGGGCCCGGCTGGCCGTCCTGAGCGCCCGGGAGCGCCACGTCCTGACCATGCTGGCGAACGGCCTGTCCAACGCGGAAATCGCCCGCTCTTCCGAGATGAGCGAAGGCTCGGTCAAAGCCCACGTCAGCCGGATGCTCGTCAAGCTCGGCTGCGGCAACCGGGTCCAGCTGGCCATGATCGCGTACGACGCTCACGAGTGCGGCAGCAGGTTGAGCAGCACGCCGGACAGCAGGACGACGTAG